One Nostoc punctiforme PCC 73102 DNA window includes the following coding sequences:
- a CDS encoding PAS domain S-box protein — MVKKWYRVQKLKAIFVLALAVVFTNAVVSYNNTVKLIHNQQWVTSSYKVITQLESIQSLLKDTETAQRNYLITADADDLKTYLAAYQQTNRNIQILRKLTADNHQKQQWISLLEPKITSRLNILQKEIYLRQNQGFEAVRQRILSDKDNQSGKEIQQLIHDSLEIEQNLLQQGMQQSQASSQKAIVTFFIAAIVDLVLVALLYDLLWRYIRQLQQTELALRQSENRLRAMIDAEPECIKLIARDGTLLEINAEGLAMMEVESPDVLIGKPIDAVIVPEYRAAFADLHKSICQGNKGTLEFEIVGFKGTRRYMETYAVPLRNESDGTFIHLALMRDITQQKQAEQKIREQGLLLDVSTEGILVRNIYNQILFWNQGAERLYGWKSEEVVGKNVLQLLYKGISPQLEDAYLKVMNTGEWRGELHQLTKEGKVIIVESRWILIRDDRGQTKSILSVNTEITQQKQLEAQLLRSQRLESIGTLAGGIVHDLNNILSPILMSVQLLQKKLPDSQSQQILQTLENNVKRGANLLKQVLSFARGIEGKRTIVQIQPLMAEIEQIIAQTFPKSIICQADIPKNLWYVRGDITQIHQVLINLVVNARDAMPNGGILRIAAENLVIGEHSAQINIDAKVGSYVAIVVTDTGMGMSSEVQKRIFEPFFTTKEVGKGTGLGLSTALGIIKNHGGFVNVYSHVGRGTQFTVYLPASTFRDTSLLSPELESVTGDG, encoded by the coding sequence ATGGTCAAAAAATGGTATAGAGTTCAAAAACTAAAAGCAATATTCGTTTTAGCATTGGCAGTTGTATTTACTAATGCTGTAGTCTCTTATAACAACACTGTTAAGCTGATTCACAACCAGCAATGGGTGACATCCTCATATAAAGTTATTACTCAACTTGAAAGTATCCAATCTCTACTCAAAGATACTGAAACTGCACAACGTAATTATCTAATTACAGCAGATGCAGACGATCTAAAAACTTATCTTGCAGCTTATCAACAAACTAATCGCAATATTCAGATTCTTCGTAAATTAACTGCCGATAATCATCAAAAGCAGCAATGGATTTCTTTGTTGGAGCCGAAAATTACCAGTAGGCTCAACATTTTGCAAAAAGAGATTTATCTCAGACAAAACCAAGGATTTGAAGCAGTTCGTCAGCGAATATTATCTGATAAAGATAACCAAAGTGGCAAAGAAATTCAACAGCTGATTCACGACTCTTTAGAGATAGAGCAAAATTTATTACAGCAGGGAATGCAGCAGTCGCAAGCAAGTTCCCAAAAGGCGATAGTCACATTTTTTATCGCTGCGATTGTGGATTTGGTGCTGGTGGCGCTGCTGTATGATTTGTTGTGGCGTTATATCAGGCAACTTCAGCAGACAGAACTGGCCTTACGCCAAAGCGAAAACCGTTTACGAGCCATGATAGATGCAGAACCAGAATGCATCAAGTTAATTGCTAGGGATGGCACCCTTTTAGAAATTAATGCCGAAGGATTGGCAATGATGGAAGTAGAAAGTCCTGATGTATTGATTGGTAAACCAATTGATGCTGTAATTGTGCCAGAGTATAGAGCAGCTTTTGCCGACTTGCATAAAAGTATCTGTCAAGGTAACAAGGGGACTTTGGAGTTTGAAATTGTCGGATTTAAAGGTACTCGTCGCTACATGGAAACTTATGCTGTACCACTGCGTAACGAATCTGATGGTACATTCATTCATTTGGCACTGATGCGAGATATAACCCAGCAAAAACAGGCAGAACAGAAAATCCGCGAACAAGGATTGCTGCTGGATGTATCAACTGAGGGTATTTTGGTACGAAATATCTACAACCAAATATTGTTTTGGAATCAAGGTGCTGAACGTCTTTACGGCTGGAAGTCTGAGGAAGTTGTGGGTAAGAATGTTTTGCAACTTTTGTATAAAGGTATTTCACCACAGCTAGAAGACGCTTACTTGAAGGTGATGAATACAGGTGAGTGGCGGGGTGAGTTGCATCAACTGACAAAGGAAGGTAAAGTAATTATCGTTGAAAGTCGGTGGATACTGATCCGAGATGATCGTGGACAAACTAAGTCCATTTTGAGTGTGAACACCGAGATTACACAGCAGAAACAACTAGAAGCTCAACTTCTGCGATCGCAACGCTTGGAGAGTATTGGTACGTTAGCTGGCGGTATTGTCCACGATCTCAACAATATACTATCCCCAATTTTAATGTCAGTTCAACTGTTGCAGAAGAAATTGCCCGATTCGCAGAGTCAGCAAATACTGCAAACTTTAGAAAATAATGTGAAACGCGGCGCTAATTTGCTCAAGCAAGTGTTGTCTTTTGCACGAGGTATTGAAGGCAAACGGACAATTGTGCAAATTCAGCCTTTGATGGCAGAAATTGAGCAAATTATCGCTCAAACATTCCCCAAATCGATTATCTGTCAGGCAGATATCCCTAAAAATCTGTGGTACGTTCGTGGAGACATAACTCAAATACATCAGGTGCTGATAAATTTAGTAGTCAATGCCCGCGATGCCATGCCCAATGGCGGTATATTGAGGATTGCGGCAGAAAATCTGGTGATTGGCGAACATTCTGCTCAGATCAATATTGATGCTAAAGTGGGTTCTTATGTTGCGATCGTGGTGACAGATACTGGTATGGGGATGTCGTCGGAAGTCCAGAAACGGATTTTTGAACCGTTTTTTACCACCAAAGAGGTAGGCAAAGGTACAGGTTTAGGACTTTCCACAGCGTTGGGTATCATTAAGAATCACGGTGGTTTTGTCAATGTTTACAGTCACGTAGGCAGAGGTACTCAATTTACAGTATACTTGCCTGCCTCAACATTTAGAGACACATCTTTGCTATCTCCAGAATTGGAATCAGTTACAGGAGATGGCTAA
- a CDS encoding SDR family NAD(P)-dependent oxidoreductase: MTKLPRCIVCKTTFLQGHGFYTGLCVECGNLNFSKRQQSADLRGMIAVVTGARVKIGHGVALRLLRDGATVIVTSRFPHDAAKRYAAEPDFREWQHRLQIYGLDLRHLHSVEQFTQHICKFYQRLDIIINNAAQTVRRPPAFYHHLIEFESLPFGELPPEIQVLVGHNHAVNTENSALLASTEEKEATFTKNSAFLSQIPLIPEDIGDNSAYFPLEGYTDDEQQLDLRPFNSWLMKDDEVSILELLEVHIINAIAPFVINSRLKRLMSNYKETNKYIINVSSMEGRFNDVDKPWRHPHTNMAKAALNQMTRTCAKEYAKHRIFMNAVDPGWISFQHPYHQAKSMQERGVYPPFDVNDAAARICDPIYLGINQGKTPFARLFKDYTEIDW; encoded by the coding sequence ATGACCAAACTACCACGTTGCATTGTCTGCAAGACAACTTTTTTACAGGGTCATGGCTTTTACACTGGACTCTGTGTTGAATGTGGAAATCTTAACTTCAGCAAGCGTCAGCAAAGTGCTGATTTACGGGGTATGATTGCCGTTGTCACAGGAGCCAGGGTAAAGATTGGTCATGGGGTAGCGTTGAGACTGTTGCGAGATGGTGCGACTGTGATTGTAACAAGCCGTTTTCCCCATGACGCGGCAAAAAGGTACGCAGCAGAGCCAGATTTTCGAGAATGGCAACATCGATTGCAAATTTACGGACTCGATTTGCGCCATCTCCACAGTGTTGAGCAATTTACCCAACACATTTGTAAGTTTTACCAGCGACTCGACATTATTATCAATAATGCGGCACAAACAGTGCGTCGTCCGCCAGCGTTTTATCATCATTTAATTGAGTTTGAATCACTACCTTTCGGGGAACTACCGCCAGAAATACAGGTGTTAGTAGGCCATAATCATGCGGTGAACACTGAGAATTCTGCACTATTAGCTAGTACAGAAGAAAAAGAAGCCACATTTACCAAAAATTCTGCTTTCCTGTCCCAAATTCCTTTGATTCCCGAAGACATAGGCGATAATTCGGCTTATTTCCCTCTAGAAGGGTATACCGATGATGAGCAACAACTTGACTTGCGTCCCTTTAATAGCTGGCTGATGAAGGATGATGAAGTCAGTATTTTAGAATTATTGGAAGTGCATATAATTAATGCGATCGCTCCATTTGTCATTAACAGTAGACTCAAGCGATTAATGAGCAACTACAAAGAAACTAATAAATACATCATTAATGTTTCTTCAATGGAAGGGCGATTTAACGATGTTGACAAACCTTGGCGACATCCCCACACCAATATGGCCAAGGCTGCTCTCAATCAAATGACCCGTACCTGTGCCAAAGAATACGCCAAACATCGTATTTTTATGAATGCAGTAGACCCTGGATGGATTAGCTTCCAACACCCCTATCATCAAGCAAAATCCATGCAAGAACGTGGCGTTTATCCTCCCTTTGATGTCAATGATGCTGCTGCACGCATTTGTGACCCAATTTATCTAGGAATTAACCAAGGTAAAACACCCTTTGCTAGATTATTTAAAGACTATACAGAAATAGACTGGTAA
- a CDS encoding adenylosuccinate synthase, with the protein MANVIVIGAQWGDEGKGKITDLLSRSADVVVRYQGGVNAGHTIVVKGQTFKLHLIPSGILYPNTDCIIGCGTVIDPQILIAEIDQLKELNISTDHLLISETAHVTMPYHRLIDQASEERRGSYKIGTTGRGIGPTYADKSERTGIRVLDLMDPDGLREQLEWTINYKNVILEKLYNLPPLDPQEVIEQYLGYAERLRPHVVDTSLKISDAIQRRRNILFEGAQGTLLDLDHGTYPYVTSSNPVAGGACVGTGVGPTMIDRVIGVSKAYTTRVGEGPFPTELDGELGELLCDRGAEFGTTTGRKRRCGWFDAVIGRYAVRINGMDCMALTKLDVLDELEEIQVCVAYDIDGQRSEHFPTSSRQFARCRPIYKTLPGWKVSTTECRTLEDLPQQALDYLKFLAELMEVPIAIVSLGASRDQTIIVEDPIHGPKRALLHPDGTPATLLSA; encoded by the coding sequence TTGGCTAACGTCATTGTCATAGGTGCCCAATGGGGCGATGAAGGAAAAGGTAAAATAACTGACTTACTCAGTCGTTCCGCAGATGTTGTGGTACGTTACCAAGGGGGTGTCAATGCTGGACACACGATTGTAGTTAAAGGTCAGACCTTTAAACTACACTTGATTCCCTCTGGTATTTTGTATCCAAATACCGATTGCATTATCGGCTGTGGAACAGTAATCGATCCACAGATTTTGATCGCAGAAATCGACCAACTAAAAGAACTAAATATTTCCACTGACCACCTGCTGATATCTGAGACAGCCCACGTAACAATGCCTTATCATCGGTTGATTGACCAGGCATCTGAAGAACGACGGGGAAGCTATAAGATCGGCACAACAGGTCGGGGCATTGGGCCGACTTATGCTGACAAATCTGAACGTACTGGCATCCGGGTTTTAGACTTGATGGACCCCGATGGGCTACGTGAGCAGTTAGAGTGGACGATTAATTATAAAAACGTCATTTTAGAAAAGCTTTACAACTTGCCGCCTCTAGATCCACAAGAGGTGATTGAACAGTATTTGGGGTATGCAGAACGTTTGCGACCTCACGTTGTTGATACATCGTTAAAAATATCCGATGCAATTCAGCGACGGCGCAATATTTTGTTTGAAGGCGCACAAGGCACCCTTCTTGACTTAGATCATGGAACTTATCCTTATGTCACCTCTTCAAACCCTGTAGCTGGAGGGGCTTGCGTTGGTACAGGGGTAGGCCCGACAATGATTGACCGGGTAATTGGCGTGTCGAAAGCCTACACAACGCGGGTGGGAGAGGGGCCATTTCCCACAGAATTGGATGGAGAGTTAGGAGAATTGTTGTGCGATCGCGGTGCTGAATTTGGCACAACCACCGGACGCAAACGGCGCTGTGGCTGGTTTGATGCGGTCATTGGTCGCTATGCCGTGCGGATTAATGGTATGGATTGTATGGCGCTGACCAAACTGGATGTCCTCGATGAATTGGAGGAAATTCAAGTTTGTGTCGCTTATGACATAGATGGTCAACGCAGCGAACACTTCCCCACCAGTTCTCGTCAATTTGCTAGATGTCGCCCCATCTACAAAACCTTACCAGGGTGGAAAGTGTCAACAACCGAATGCCGCACCCTGGAAGACTTGCCACAGCAAGCACTGGACTATCTAAAATTCCTCGCTGAATTAATGGAAGTCCCGATCGCGATCGTCTCACTAGGAGCAAGCCGCGATCAAACCATAATCGTAGAAGACCCCATCCACGGGCCCAAACGCGCTTTATTGCACCCTGACGGCACGCCTGCTACCCTGCTTAGTGCGTAA
- a CDS encoding 50S ribosomal protein L25/general stress protein Ctc, translated as MTITVESLKRPEGSKPRALRRSGLIPANLYGHKGTESISLTIEAKTVERLLKRVSVNNTLIELNIADAPWRGKALLRELQIHPAKGTPYHLSFFAVAGHGDTTVEVRLRFVGTAVGVKQEGGVLDTVITELQVSCAPENIPDVIEIDVTNLQIGDSLSISDIPFPEGVTPLAELERLVVSVLPPQISADDAGTETETAS; from the coding sequence ATGACTATTACAGTCGAATCTCTAAAACGTCCAGAAGGCAGCAAGCCAAGAGCTTTGCGCCGTTCTGGATTGATACCTGCCAATTTGTATGGTCATAAGGGTACTGAGTCCATTTCTTTGACCATTGAGGCTAAAACTGTTGAACGTTTGCTCAAAAGAGTTTCAGTCAACAATACCTTAATTGAATTAAACATTGCTGATGCACCCTGGCGCGGCAAAGCCCTACTGCGGGAACTTCAGATCCATCCAGCAAAGGGTACACCATACCACCTCAGCTTTTTCGCGGTTGCTGGTCACGGCGATACTACGGTAGAAGTGCGCCTGCGTTTTGTAGGAACTGCTGTTGGTGTTAAACAAGAGGGTGGTGTGTTAGACACCGTAATCACCGAATTGCAAGTAAGTTGTGCGCCAGAAAACATCCCAGATGTAATTGAAATCGATGTCACTAACCTGCAAATTGGAGACAGTTTGAGTATTAGTGATATACCTTTTCCTGAAGGTGTAACACCTCTAGCTGAATTGGAACGACTTGTTGTGAGCGTTTTGCCACCGCAAATTAGTGCTGATGATGCTGGCACAGAAACTGAAACAGCTTCTTAA
- a CDS encoding AAA family ATPase encodes MTEATLPVLIEQMLQPGFYPHAVTEPIELIQTHVSYVLLTGDYAYKLKKPVNFGFLDFSTLEKRQHFCHEELRLNQRGAGELYLEVLPITLVGEQYQLGGTVEAVEYVLKMRQFPQESLLSTLFEQGKLNEARLDELGRVVAQYHAEAQTNDYIRSFGEVPKVRAAFDENYQQTENYIGGPQTQEQFTETKQYTDKFFAERPELFASRIHNNYIRECHGDLHLRNIALWNDKILLFDCIEFNEPFRFVDVMYDVAFTVMDLEARQRKDLGNAFLNAYIEQTGDWEGLQVLPLYLSRQAYVRAKVTSFLLDDPGVPAAVKEEATKTASEYYKQAWEYTKPKVGELILMSGLSGSGKSTTARHLARQQGAIHLRSDAVRKHLGGIPLWEKGGDDLYTPEMTEKTYTRLLELGIILAKQGFSVILDAKYDKQHLRQEAIAQATKHEIPLQIIQCTAPLEVLKERLNNRTGDIADATADLLASQIKQAEPFTEEEQAYVKILDTTQSQKAQLK; translated from the coding sequence ATGACAGAAGCAACTCTTCCAGTCTTAATTGAGCAAATGTTGCAGCCTGGATTTTATCCCCATGCGGTAACAGAACCCATTGAACTAATTCAAACTCACGTTTCTTATGTGCTGCTGACTGGGGATTACGCTTATAAGCTGAAAAAACCTGTGAATTTTGGCTTTTTGGACTTTTCCACCTTAGAGAAGCGGCAGCATTTTTGTCACGAAGAGTTGCGATTAAATCAGAGAGGTGCTGGTGAACTATATTTAGAAGTTTTGCCCATAACTTTGGTAGGGGAGCAATACCAGTTAGGGGGAACAGTTGAGGCTGTAGAATACGTGCTGAAAATGCGGCAGTTTCCTCAAGAGTCACTATTGAGTACGCTTTTTGAACAGGGTAAATTAAATGAGGCACGCCTAGATGAGTTGGGACGGGTAGTGGCTCAATATCATGCTGAAGCACAGACGAATGATTACATTCGCAGTTTTGGTGAAGTGCCAAAAGTTCGGGCTGCATTTGACGAGAATTATCAGCAAACTGAGAATTATATTGGTGGCCCCCAGACTCAGGAACAATTTACCGAAACAAAGCAATATACAGATAAGTTTTTTGCTGAACGTCCAGAATTATTTGCTAGCAGAATTCACAACAATTATATTCGTGAATGTCACGGGGATTTACACCTGAGAAATATTGCCCTGTGGAACGACAAGATTTTGCTGTTTGATTGTATTGAGTTTAACGAGCCGTTTCGCTTTGTCGATGTGATGTATGATGTGGCGTTCACGGTGATGGATTTGGAAGCGCGGCAACGCAAGGACTTAGGTAATGCGTTTTTGAATGCCTACATAGAGCAAACTGGAGACTGGGAAGGTTTACAAGTGCTGCCTTTATATTTAAGTCGTCAGGCTTATGTCAGGGCTAAAGTGACATCATTTTTGCTAGACGATCCAGGTGTACCCGCGGCGGTAAAGGAAGAGGCGACAAAGACCGCCAGTGAGTATTACAAACAGGCTTGGGAGTACACTAAACCAAAAGTTGGAGAGCTAATTTTGATGTCGGGGTTGTCGGGTTCTGGTAAAAGTACCACAGCAAGGCATTTAGCTCGTCAACAGGGAGCGATTCACCTGCGTTCTGATGCGGTGCGGAAACATTTAGGAGGAATTCCCCTGTGGGAAAAAGGTGGCGATGATTTGTATACGCCTGAGATGACTGAGAAAACCTACACAAGGCTGCTGGAATTGGGCATTATCCTTGCTAAACAAGGTTTTTCAGTGATTTTGGATGCCAAGTATGATAAACAGCATTTACGGCAAGAAGCGATCGCTCAAGCTACAAAACACGAAATTCCACTTCAGATTATCCAATGCACAGCACCGCTAGAAGTTCTAAAAGAGCGTCTCAACAACCGCACTGGTGATATTGCTGATGCCACCGCCGATTTATTAGCCTCACAAATCAAACAAGCCGAACCTTTCACTGAAGAAGAACAAGCCTACGTAAAGATTTTGGATACAACTCAATCACAAAAGGCACAATTAAAATAA
- a CDS encoding YdcF family protein yields MFLYLSKLLPLFFYPLGLACVSLVVALVTLWKRPRTAAIAIAFALTLLLFCSNAWIAKSLVRSLEWQNLPLAQIPVAEAIVVLGGATKSAFPPRPTVDLSESGDRVIYAAQLYRQKRAPIIILSGGRIDWRGGGSPESADMATILTSIGIPSEAIVQEPESLNTYQNAVNVRKILESRGINQVLLVTSAMHMPRSLNIFQRQGINVIPAPTDFLVSQGELQELGGTPKAAILNLLPDTDNLHQFTSALKEYIGSLIYRLRGWL; encoded by the coding sequence ATGTTTTTATATCTCTCCAAATTACTGCCACTATTTTTTTATCCACTAGGATTAGCCTGTGTAAGTTTGGTAGTCGCATTAGTCACCTTGTGGAAACGACCGCGCACTGCCGCGATCGCAATTGCTTTTGCCCTAACTTTATTGCTATTTTGTAGTAACGCTTGGATTGCTAAATCATTAGTGCGATCGCTAGAATGGCAAAATCTGCCACTCGCCCAAATACCAGTTGCAGAAGCGATTGTGGTTTTGGGTGGCGCAACTAAATCAGCTTTTCCTCCAAGACCTACCGTCGATTTGAGTGAATCGGGCGATCGCGTGATTTATGCCGCCCAACTATATCGCCAAAAAAGAGCGCCTATAATCATTCTTAGCGGGGGTCGCATTGATTGGCGTGGTGGCGGTTCACCAGAGTCGGCAGATATGGCAACAATACTCACATCTATTGGTATTCCATCTGAGGCGATTGTTCAGGAACCGGAATCTCTCAATACTTATCAAAATGCTGTAAATGTCCGAAAAATTTTAGAATCTCGTGGCATCAATCAAGTATTATTAGTTACTTCGGCAATGCACATGCCGCGATCGCTTAACATTTTTCAGCGTCAAGGAATTAATGTTATTCCCGCACCCACAGACTTTTTAGTTAGTCAGGGTGAACTGCAAGAACTTGGTGGCACTCCCAAAGCCGCTATACTAAATTTATTACCTGATACCGACAACTTGCACCAATTTACCAGCGCTTTAAAAGAGTACATTGGTTCTTTGATTTATCGCTTACGCGGTTGGCTTTAA
- a CDS encoding ferredoxin-thioredoxin reductase variable chain, with translation MKVGDRVRVKDSVVVYHHPEHRNQAFDIKGIEGDVVNIATQWQGRPVSANLPVVVQFSKKFKAHLRENELEVI, from the coding sequence ATGAAAGTTGGCGATCGCGTCCGCGTTAAAGATTCGGTAGTAGTGTATCATCATCCTGAACATCGGAATCAGGCTTTTGACATCAAAGGCATAGAAGGCGATGTAGTCAATATTGCCACCCAATGGCAAGGCAGACCAGTCAGCGCTAATCTGCCGGTTGTAGTCCAGTTTAGTAAAAAGTTTAAAGCCCATTTACGTGAAAATGAGTTAGAAGTCATCTAA
- a CDS encoding SDR family oxidoreductase translates to MDLQLRGKVALITAASKGLGKATARQFAREGAKVAICARSESIDTTAAEIASETGTEVLSLRADVTSQADIERVINTTVERFGGLDILVTNAGGPPAGTFDDIDLATWETSINLTLLSAVRLVKFALPHLRQSTTPAILTITSTSTKQPVENLVLSNSIRLAVIGLTKTLSQELGSDKIRVNSILPGWTYTERVEELINARIAKSGETKEAEIARVSATVPLGRIGTPEEFANVAVFLSSPAASFVNGVMLEVDGGAIQGTF, encoded by the coding sequence ATGGATTTGCAACTCCGTGGCAAAGTCGCCTTAATAACTGCTGCTAGTAAAGGTTTGGGCAAAGCTACAGCGAGGCAATTTGCCCGTGAAGGTGCAAAAGTTGCCATCTGCGCCCGTAGTGAATCAATTGACACAACTGCTGCGGAGATTGCAAGCGAAACAGGTACAGAAGTGCTATCTCTGCGTGCAGATGTTACCAGTCAAGCAGATATTGAGCGGGTAATTAATACTACAGTGGAAAGATTTGGTGGGTTGGATATCCTCGTTACCAACGCCGGAGGCCCACCCGCAGGTACTTTTGACGATATCGATTTGGCAACTTGGGAAACTTCGATCAACTTGACTTTGCTAAGTGCGGTACGTTTGGTAAAGTTCGCTTTACCTCATTTACGCCAATCTACCACACCAGCGATTCTGACCATCACCTCAACCTCAACTAAACAACCAGTCGAAAATCTCGTGTTGTCCAATTCCATTCGATTAGCGGTGATTGGTTTAACTAAAACTCTCAGCCAAGAACTAGGTAGCGATAAAATTCGCGTCAACAGCATTCTACCAGGATGGACATATACAGAACGGGTGGAAGAATTAATCAATGCGCGGATTGCTAAAAGTGGTGAAACAAAAGAAGCAGAAATTGCTAGAGTTAGTGCGACAGTTCCTTTAGGTCGTATTGGGACACCAGAAGAGTTTGCCAATGTTGCTGTCTTTCTAAGTTCACCAGCCGCATCCTTTGTGAATGGAGTCATGCTGGAAGTAGATGGCGGAGCTATTCAGGGCACATTTTGA
- a CDS encoding NADPH-dependent oxidoreductase produces MTNPIELLRSRYGEIPFNPEEWNDSLTALLSHRSIRSYLSDPLPEGTLELLIAAAQSASTSSNLQTWSVVAVEDPECKEELSKLAGNQAHIKQVPLFLVWLADLARLSYVADSRGISHDALEYLEMFVMATIDATLAAQNAAVAAESLGLGTVYIGGIRNHPQEVAEILNLPSSVYAVFGLCVGYPNPEVEAAIKPRLPQSAVLHRETYKLSEQEEAIAHYNDIIKEFYTEQKMNVPGDWSEHSAQRIATVESLRGRDRLREVLNHLGFKLL; encoded by the coding sequence ATGACTAATCCTATAGAACTACTGCGATCGCGCTACGGTGAAATTCCCTTCAATCCCGAAGAATGGAATGATTCTCTGACGGCACTATTATCTCATCGTTCCATCCGGTCTTATCTATCCGATCCTTTACCAGAGGGAACTCTGGAGTTGTTAATTGCAGCCGCCCAATCTGCATCTACTTCCTCTAATTTACAAACCTGGAGTGTGGTAGCAGTTGAAGATCCAGAATGCAAAGAAGAATTATCTAAATTAGCGGGAAACCAAGCACATATTAAGCAGGTTCCTTTATTCTTGGTTTGGTTGGCAGACTTGGCACGTCTAAGTTACGTTGCTGACAGTCGCGGCATATCTCATGATGCGCTGGAATACTTGGAAATGTTTGTGATGGCAACAATCGATGCAACTTTGGCGGCGCAAAATGCAGCAGTTGCAGCTGAGTCACTCGGTTTAGGAACAGTGTATATCGGTGGAATCAGGAACCACCCGCAAGAGGTAGCAGAGATATTGAATTTGCCCTCCTCTGTGTATGCTGTATTTGGGCTGTGTGTAGGCTATCCAAATCCTGAAGTAGAAGCAGCGATTAAGCCACGATTGCCACAATCAGCAGTGTTGCACCGCGAAACTTATAAATTGTCAGAGCAAGAAGAAGCGATCGCTCACTACAACGACATCATCAAAGAATTCTATACTGAACAAAAGATGAATGTCCCTGGTGATTGGTCAGAACACTCAGCCCAAAGGATCGCAACTGTTGAGTCATTGAGAGGACGCGATCGCTTGCGGGAAGTTCTCAATCATCTTGGCTTCAAGCTACTGTAA
- a CDS encoding sulfonate ABC transporter substrate-binding protein, translated as MINLIFRRFIAKWISLVKIRNIPFNNQHKLFFSSPLPITGAFVTGLCLSVLFAACSSPSTVSSSNPSATSVSNSASSKATVLRFGYQKSNILLRNKGVLEKRLSPNGISVEWIEFPAGPQLLEAMNVGSIDFGHVGESPPIFAQAAGASLTYVAGIASSPAGSAILVPQNSSIKKLTDLKGKKVAFQKGFSAHLLLVQALEKAGLKYTDIEPKYLPPADARAAFVKGSIDAWVIWDPFYAAAQEATKARVLIDGTGINKQGGYYLGTRKFVTENPRTVKAVLEEIQSLEEWFKQHREEVAQTLSSVLAIDRVTMGKATSRRTFGIVSIDDNLIALQQKVADTYYQLKLIPKQVNVKDAVLTQEQYAAFSPKI; from the coding sequence ATGATTAACCTAATCTTTCGCCGTTTCATTGCCAAGTGGATATCGTTGGTAAAAATCAGGAATATCCCATTTAACAACCAGCACAAATTATTCTTTTCTTCTCCTTTGCCAATTACGGGGGCTTTTGTTACAGGGCTGTGTCTGAGCGTACTATTTGCTGCCTGTTCATCGCCATCGACTGTTAGTTCTTCTAATCCTAGTGCGACATCTGTTAGTAATTCTGCTTCCAGTAAAGCCACAGTATTAAGATTTGGCTATCAGAAATCGAATATATTGCTGAGAAACAAAGGTGTCTTAGAAAAGCGTTTGTCACCAAATGGGATATCTGTAGAATGGATCGAATTTCCGGCGGGGCCACAATTGCTAGAAGCCATGAATGTGGGTAGTATTGATTTTGGACACGTAGGAGAATCACCGCCAATATTTGCCCAAGCAGCAGGAGCATCATTAACTTACGTCGCTGGTATTGCTTCTAGTCCTGCTGGTTCAGCAATTCTTGTTCCTCAGAATTCTTCAATTAAAAAACTTACTGATTTGAAAGGTAAAAAAGTTGCTTTTCAAAAGGGTTTTAGTGCCCACTTATTGTTAGTCCAAGCTTTAGAAAAAGCGGGATTAAAATATACAGATATTGAACCGAAATATTTACCACCTGCTGATGCCCGCGCTGCATTTGTCAAGGGTAGTATAGATGCGTGGGTAATTTGGGACCCGTTCTATGCAGCCGCTCAAGAGGCAACTAAAGCCAGAGTTCTGATTGATGGGACAGGAATTAATAAACAGGGAGGATATTATTTGGGAACCCGTAAATTTGTCACTGAAAATCCCCGAACTGTCAAGGCAGTTTTAGAAGAAATTCAAAGCTTAGAAGAATGGTTTAAACAGCATCGAGAAGAGGTAGCCCAAACTCTATCATCTGTGCTAGCAATTGACAGAGTAACAATGGGAAAAGCTACTAGTAGGCGAACTTTTGGAATTGTGTCAATCGATGATAATCTGATAGCTTTACAACAAAAGGTTGCAGATACATATTATCAGTTGAAGCTGATTCCTAAACAAGTTAACGTCAAAGATGCAGTGCTAACGCAAGAGCAATATGCTGCATTTTCACCAAAGATTTAG